In Plasmodium vinckei vinckei genome assembly, chromosome: PVVCY_13, a single genomic region encodes these proteins:
- a CDS encoding tyrosine kinase-like protein, putative: MNETNLCGSLMLLKNSDKLFYDNLINLDERLKLNNNFNENRYNEVCDKKFIRNSRRFKTEPPKNISENSQLAGYSSFFQNIFSPFSKSVSYKNNEEDENNEINKSDTEESEKNESPNFQKNKKDSNTLCNEKDLNNKLYINGLPNHFDSNLSNKKYELTSYTESYHKKMDKYSMSDELAITDKNDPYISNKKDDLKKYIKKREKETNILDNKIVKSYVISEVFLKKNIKSLVVHNTGGIDIELIENENPEFLYHTYTGNRISNIYYEYEDKLKGRNGDETKGSNNKLVWGKNDKNKIIKDEENDKLSCSYDYNKNCDINSSISSLSINVSEKYKYKKYYYIGETINNMRNGWGMLVYNDRVIFEGEYKMDNAIGYFIKYNEYSTEIGYRSPISIKSVIIMSDHDNFIIQNKCENLNNNNKNEDEDIYRINSIGSNRTDLLAYKMGNRNLDNILICNNGFENFENIPNSDQLKYKNNSYSSYRIDKDCISSFEKDHSSIKKFSTLLYKNNSISKGTNANLKLNSLKNNNSNNLNVISSFVRRNSKHKTTPAQSLNYLKPPNMNFIKNNIFSNKNSISKNEKILTKKKKKESTTAHTFSPINIIVTSFDSDDDIGEADTLSDDNDINKDKVNAGNCNESENNTTRDMAGLNDIDIINSESKKYENYFDITNEGSEIEGDGYLSNVKGRKNTLDVEIDDEYKNLICANINNDNFVIKNNEIEIFEEFIENQKRCSDKEWECSRINKIMCEEGLKVDKPINSGTFLNEGDFTISTDAADVENVGNIGSDYADILDSTPDPIDDVKNSNKFEINKAESYNIDDVRKENGKCDEKKNEVKYCKVLKNEMRRKMRGATFPETHDDRQKNCFLFIDDYLTSNDYKFDIISNDVRLRASDYNKWSVNMLYNFLKMIGLKKEAYLFKINKIRGYHILKLTDSELKKLNVNNPYTRKYILSVFRFLVNSIDNADPLSLNFNTSKKFSFNKIPNISNNDITILNKVGGGSYAQVFRGKYKGITIACKLFVYNTKDLSEESYCESYISTPRSTHQYIFPKIFKTMQSGESEIGDTNRDIVDSTIFDKYVDSIKSYTDVSDKNDTKVSEETVTNLCTLQRNKKIKKMANLEIFRYFPTPVKYRNYEAKILYSLQECEHVIKLLGVCSLGEGEESLILQYCSGGSLEKYIYHDERKKINKQNKHLSRPKIVKIFQQVAKGMYSIHSNNFFHRDIKLSNILLDENQNAFISDFGLSTYFSLNDSPSAYAIYGNIFYAAPEVLKGEGFFKESDVWSFGVSLWEALTKKIAYDGISSSETFCKISSGELYLPIPNDIPKDISDLLRSTLEYDFTKRPLFDVIARKLEHISEAAEKRLHFDMISFLDG; the protein is encoded by the coding sequence ATGAATGAAACAAATTTGTGTGGTTCCTTGATGTTGTTGAAAAATTctgataaattattttatgataatttaataaatttagatGAAAGATTAAAattgaataataattttaatgaaaatcgGTATAATGAGGTTTGCGATAAAAAGTTTATAAGAAATAGTAGACGGTTTAAAACCGAGCCtcctaaaaatataagtgaAAATTCACAATTGGCTGGTTACTCTTCTTtctttcaaaatatatttagccctttttcaaaaagtgtatcatataaaaataatgaggAGGATGAAAacaatgaaataaataaaagtgaCACAGAAGAGAGCGAAAAAAATGAGTCTccaaattttcaaaaaaataaaaaagatagtAATACATTATGTAATGAAAaggatttaaataataagttatatataaatggtTTGCCTAACCATTTTGATAGTAATTTAtcgaataaaaaatatgaacttACTAGCTATACTGAATcatatcataaaaaaatggataaatATTCTATGAGTGATGAGCTAGCGATTACAGACAAAAACGatccatatatatcaaataaaaaagatgatttaaaaaaatatataaaaaaaagagaaaaagaaacaaaCATTTTAGacaataaaatagtaaaaagtTATGTAATATCTgaagtttttttaaaaaaaaatataaaatcattAGTTGTACATAATACAGGTGGTATTGATATAGAACtaattgaaaatgaaaatccagaatttttatatcatactTATACAGGAAATAGaatatcaaatatatactatgAATATGAGGATAAGCTTAAGGGGAGAAATGGCGATGAAACAAAAGGAAGTAATAATAAGTTAGTGTGGGGGaaaaatgacaaaaataaaattataaaggaTGAGGAAAACGACAAATTAAGTTGCTCAtatgattataataaaaattgtgatATAAATTCATCTATATCTAGTTTATCAATAAATGTGtctgaaaaatataaatataaaaaatattattacattgGTGAaacaattaataatatgagGAATGGATGGGGGATGTTAGTATATAATGATAGAGTTATATTTGAAGGggaatataaaatggatAATGCAATaggatattttattaaatataatgaatattcAACGGAAATTGGATATAGAAGTCCTATAAGTATAAAAtctgttattattatgagtgatcatgataattttataattcaaaataaatgtgaaaatttaaataataataataaaaatgaggaTGAAGATATTTATCGAATTAATAGTATTGGAAGTAATAGAACAGATTTACTTGCATATAAAATGGGAAACCGTAATTTAGACAATATActtatatgtaataatgggtttgaaaattttgaaaacatACCTAATTCAGAccaattaaaatataaaaataattcatattcTTCTTATAGAATAGACAAAGATTGCATTAGTTCATTTGAAAAAGATCATAGTTCtattaaaaagttttcTACACtactttataaaaataattccatTTCAAAAGGTACAAATGCAAACTTAAAGTTAAACAGTTTGAAGAACAACAACTCGAACAATTTGAATGTCATATCTAGTTTTGTTCGAAGGAATAGTAAACATAAAACAACTCCAGCACAATccttaaattatttaaaaccACCTAACatgaattttataaaaaataatattttttcaaataaaaatagtatttcaaaaaatgaaaaaatattaacaaaaaaaaaaaaaaaagaatcaACAACCGCACATACTTTTTCGCCTATAAACATTATCGTAACGTCATTTGACAGTGATGATGATATAGGGGAAGCGGATACATTATCAGatgataatgatataaataaggaTAAAGTAAATGCAGGAAATTGTAATGAGTCTGAAAATAATACGACAAGGGATATGGCAGGATTAAACGATATAGACATAATAAATAGtgaaagtaaaaaatatgaaaactATTTTGATATAACTAATGAAGGAAGTGAAATAGAAGGTGATGGATATTTATCGAATGTAAAAGGACGCAAAAATACTCTAGATGTAGAAATCGatgatgaatataaaaatttgatatgtgccaatataaataatgataattttgtaattaAGAATAATGAAATTGAAATCTTTGAAGAATTTATAGAGAATCAAAAAAGATGTAGTGACAAGGAATGGGAATGTAGCAggataaacaaaataatgtgTGAGGAAGGTTTAAAAGTAGACAAGCCAATAAATAGTGGCACCTTTTTAAATGAGGGTGATTTTACCATTAGTACAGATGCAGCAGATGTAGAGAATGTTGGAAATATAGGAAGTGATTATGCAGACATTTTAGATTCTACACCCGATCCAATCGATGATGTTAAAAATTCCAACAAGTtcgaaataaataaagcaGAGAGTTACAATATAGACGATGtaagaaaagaaaatggCAAAtgtgatgaaaaaaagaatgaagtaaaatattgtaaagttttaaaaaatgaaatgagAAGAAAAATGAGAGGTGCTACATTTCCAGAAACACATGATGATcgacaaaaaaattgttttctttttattgatgattatttaacatctaatgattataaatttgataTAATAAGTAATGATGTTAGATTAAGAGCTTctgattataataaatggtCTGTTAATATGTTATacaactttttaaaaatgataggattaaaaaaagaagcatatttatttaaaataaataaaattagaggatatcatatattaaaactTACTGATagtgaattaaaaaaacttaATGTAAATAATCCATATactagaaaatatattttatctgTTTTTCGATTTTTAGTAAATTCAATTGATAATGCAGATCCATTatctttaaattttaatacaaGTAAAAagttttcttttaataaaattccaaatatttctaataatgatataacaATATTGAATAAAGTAGGAGGTGGTAGTTATGCTCAAGTCTTTAGAGGGAAATATAAAGGAATAACTATTGCttgtaaattatttgtatataatacaaaagATTTAAGTGAAGAAAGTTATTGTGAGAGTTATATATCTACACCTAGATCTACTCaccaatatatttttccaaaaatttttaaaacaatgcAAAGTGGTGAATCCGAAATAGGAGATACCAATCGAGATATTGTTGATAGCACAATTTTTGATAAGTATGTTGATTcaataaaaagttatacTGATGTATcagataaaaatgatacaaAAGTGTCTGAGGAAACTGTAACTAATTTATGTACTTTacaaagaaataaaaaaataaaaaaaatggcaaATTTAGAAATTTTTCGATATTTTCCAACACCTGTAAAATATCGAAATTATGAAGCAAagattttatattcattacaAGAATGTGAACATgtgataaaattattaggAGTATGTAGTTTAGGAGAAGGAGAAGAatctttaattttacaaTATTGTTCAGGAGGAAgtttagaaaaatatatatatcatgatgaaagaaaaaaaataaataaacaaaataagcATTTATCAAGACctaaaattgttaaaatatttcaacaAGTAGCTAAAGGAATGTATTCAATACAttctaataatttttttcatagagatataaaattgtctaatatattattagatGAAAATCAAAATGCTTTTATATCTGATTTTGGATTAtctacatatttttcattaaatgaTAGTCCAAGTGCGTATGCAATTTATggcaatattttttatgcagCTCCTGAAGTTTTGAAGGGAGAAggtttttttaaagaatcGGATGTATGGTCTTTTGGTGTTAGTCTTTGGGAAgctttaacaaaaaaaatagcataTGATGGTATATCATCTTCTGAAactttttgtaaaatatcaTCAGgtgaattatatttaccAATACCTAATGATATTCCTAAAGATATATCTGATTTATTAAGGAGTACCCTTGAATATGATTTTACTAAAAGACCTCTATTTGATGTTATAGCTCGAAAGTTAGAGCATATATCGGAAGCAGCTGAAAAGCGGCTACACTTTGACATGATTTCATTTTTAGATGGATAA
- a CDS encoding cytidine and deoxycytidylate deaminase, putative — protein sequence MMAELTNEEAIEFLKQALNEAEKSLKVETKEMPIFCLLINEEKQIVSSSYNYTNEAKNGCRHCEIIAIDKYIYGKNYEQMKNKNLIKCFNNKNNDINKSLSNYFAGLEKSDKEFVDSEENTNSNKEGCVKFEERQKEIADKIDKLKKFSIVVTCEPCIMCVYALKLVGIKNIYFCCLNERFGGCGSVLSLHEMYNNMNVHYIECKDCTNRSINLMKLFYKAGNPSAPDEKRKRPLIEISLE from the exons atgaTGGCTGAACTAACCAATGAAGAGGCCATAGAGTTTTTAAAGCAAGCATTAAATGAG GCCGAAAAAAGCTTGAAAGTAGAGACAAAAGAAATGcctatattttgtttactGATAAATGAGGAAAAGCAAATAGTATCAAGTTCTTATAATTACACAAATGAAGCAAAAAATGGGTGTAGGCATTGTGAAATAATAGCtatagataaatatatttatggaaaaaattatgagcaaatgaaaaacaaaaatttaataaaatgctttaataataaaaataatgatataaacaAATCTTTATCCAATTATTTTGCTGGCCTTGAAAAATCGGATAAGGAATTTGTGGATAGTGAGGAAAATACAAACAGTAATAAAGAAGGCTGTGTAAAATTTGAAGAAAGACAAAAAGAAATAGCAGACAAAattgataaattaaaaaagtttaGTATTGTTGTTACATGTGAACCCTGCATAATGTGTGTATATGCCTTGAAGTTAGTCG gaataaaaaatatttatttttgctgCTTAAACGAGCGATTTGGAGGCTGTGGATCTGTACTTTCGCTACAtgaaat GTATAACAATATGAATGTACATTATATAGAATGTAAGGACTGTACAAATAGGAGCATTAATCTTATGAAGTTATTTTACAAAGCTGGAAATCCATCag cccctgatgaaaaaagaaaaaggcCTTTGATTGAGATTTCCCTTGAATAG
- a CDS encoding nucleolar preribosomal associated cytoplasmic ATPase, putative — protein sequence MKYGQVVVGPAGSGKTNYCKLMKEFMKIKKRNCYVVNLDSASEEYYYEKKKKAINTTSNIEKELNDYYNTIYDIDIRNYVEVNHLMEEEMLGPNCALLKSIELLYENSNLLEDELNNYDDDDNYFIIDTPGQIELYTHTDYFKKILDIFTCQNIKLIVVFLIDISFISSNTKLLSAYLTSLSTMINFELPHINILTKCDLLISKNYYEEFKKFKYNNNFFFQKKLYRKINKKLKKMKTSQKKMNAIDNGEENDDSFFRELEYISNNDKLSFKEEYIWGSDYTSRSGSSISYGSLSDGKNNYDSNLSQNNSSDVSDDIEENIYKKNYEKLNDILSLDPHDIIITASKCMSKKYYRLNSAFANIIEDFNLVSFVPLNIYDDDNVDFIINSIDIIIQYGEDKDVNDNYDM from the coding sequence atgaaatatgGGCAAGTTGTTGTAGGTCCCGCAGGAAGTGggaaaacaaattattgtAAATTGATGAAAgaatttatgaaaataaaaaaacgcAATTGTTATGTTGTTAATTTAGATAGTGCTAGTgaagaatattattatgaaaaaaaaaaaaaagctatAAATACAACTtcaaatattgaaaaagaattaaatgattattataatacGATATATGATATAGATATAAGAAATTATGTAGAAGTAAATCATTTAATGGAAGAAGAAATGTTAGGACCCAATTGTgcattattaaaaagtattgaattattatatgaaaatagtaATTTACTTGAAgatgaattaaataattatgatgatgatgataattattttattattgataCTCCTGGACAAATAgaattatatacacatacagattattttaaaaaaattttagaCATTTTTACATgtcaaaatattaaattaattgtcgtttttttaatagatatttcatttattagtTCAAATACAAAATTGTTATCAGCATATTTAACAAGTTTATCAACTATGataaattttgaattaccacacattaatatattaacaaaatgtgatcttttaataagtaaaaattattatgaagaatttaaaaagtttaaatataataataattttttttttcaaaaaaagcTCTacagaaaaattaataaaaagctaaaaaaaatgaaaactagccaaaaaaaaatgaatgcAATTGACAATGGTGAGGAAAATGATGACTCATTTTTTAGGGAGCTTGAATATATtagtaataatgataaGCTTTCTTTTAAAGAAGAATATATTTGGGGTTCAGACTATACAAGTAGAAGTGGTTCTAGTATTTCATATGGATCTTTATCtgatggaaaaaataactaTGATAGTAACTTAtcacaaaataatagtagTGATGTTTCAGATGACattgaagaaaatatttacaaaaaaaattatgaaaaattaaatgatatattatcacTTGATCCTCatgatattattataacagCAAGTAAATGTATgtctaaaaaatattatagatTAAATTCAGCTTTTGCTAATATTATTGAAGATTTCAATTTAGTTTCATTTGTtcctttaaatatatatgatgatgataatgtagattttattataaattcaatCGATATTATAATTCAATATGGGGAAGACAAAGATGTCAATGACAATTATGACATGTAA